CCAATTGGCTCCAAGCATCATTTCACACAGTGTAACTACTGTTGATTGTGAGCTGCACTGGAATCAAATAACAGTAAGCAGCTaaatcaaacatcaaactgCAACCAAATTCTAATAAAGCTGTTTTAGCCATTAAAATACATACACTAGATTTAATTTACCCTAAGATCCAAGTATAGAAGAGTCCAAGACCTGTGGTGTCCACTCTTTACAATTGAAGGAAATCACCTCTGCAAGAAGGAGTAGCTCAGTTCAACACCACAGCAGTACTGGATAATTGTCACTTCCCTGCAGAGAGCTGCACAACATGGTGCCCAAGACAGACATGACCAGGGAAATACCAACACCACCACTGACAGACAGCAAACTACCCCTCCAGGGGCCCTTAAATCCTCTCCATACATACACCATTACTTACTAGAGCACTAAGTAATATCCTTATTCTAGTCACATTTAGCCTCGGAGAAGGTAGAGCTGACTGGGTTCAAAGTGCAGTGACGACACATCTGCTGCACTAGCATGAAAAAAGGCATACAAGAAGAGACGTCTATACTATAATTCAGACTTGGCTTGTATGACTTCGGGGTAGTAGTAAAAGCACTGTAGAAAACATTAACCGTGCTTGCCGATAATTGCCGGTTTACATGGACTCATATCCCTGCTGGCATTAAAGCTTTGTTTGGAGGCTCGTAACTGCAGTCTGCTTTGTTAGACTGATAAAAAGAAGCCCGGAAGCACTGAAAGACATCTTCACACAGACACTCTTGTTACAATAACAAATCTGGCTGACGTCAGAGTCAAGACAACCTTGACACCTTAGAGGAGAAAGAACTGAGTGAACTGTTGCAGTGAGTATTAAACTAGAACGTGCATGTAACCATCGACTGACACCTTCCCGTAAGTGTTAATTAAAGAGTGAAACTGAAATGCATCGCATAATAAAGTAGCAAATAAGCCTGATTTCTAAGGCTACTAACTTAAAACATCATTATACtcaaaaaacagacttttataCACTTGCAGAAcacaatattaacattttatatggttgcatattttacattttaagaagTACTTTGCACTATAACTATATCCCATCGAAGTGTCAGGGCTAGTATGTAGCTGcataatatttatttcttaGCATTTCACGGCTTCTGAAATGTGCTCAGGTTGCCAGACATCCAGCTGAGACATTGTGCTTAAAAGTACGAACAAGACAGAGTATCCCTGCCAGAAACTCAAACAAGCTTCATTGACAGTGAGTGGGGGATTCCTATTTTTCTGACTGAAACAACAGATCAGGAGCTGGATTCAGAAAATGCACAGTGTGATGTCACAAGTGTTGTTTAGCGTTGTCGCTGAAGACAACATGTTCTGCTGCAGAGGCTCTCTAGGACAGGTTATTCTGCCGCTGATGACTCATCACTAGACCTCTCTGAAACGTTCCCTCCTTTACACTTCCTTCCCTTCCTCACTCTCAGTTTCTCATCCTCTTTTGCTTTTACTCATTCCGCCCCATATCTCTCCCCCACCCTGCACCCGCTCTTTATAGAAACCCCTCAAGATGTGAATTACATCATGAACTCAGTTTTCAGTCTTTGCTCTGACTTCAACCCTCTCTTTTGCACCGCCACAATGTGCCTTACGCCTAATGAGGTAGAGCAGCATACTGATCAGCCAGATATGAGATCAAGAGGCTGAagtggaggaaggaggaggaggaggaaaagaggagaaggtgTTAAAAGAGATGGGGAGGTAAAAtagggaaggaggagagagagaataaaggaAACAACATATACAGATATGGCTTATGAGGAGAAATCTTTCCATgcagagtaaaaacagaatgaCAGAGATTCTGCACAGCTTTGCAAACTTCCTGCCCGACTGCTCACATCAATACACTTAATGGATGGTACATCAGAGCCACCTCTTCAAAAAATCCAGACAACATCgtttaaataattataatatggGAAATCAATGTGCATCAGCATTGTAGAGGGAAAGAGGTAAAACAATTAGTCTattcactgatgatgatgattcattGATAGTCGACTGTCAGATCAGGAACTGTTGAAGTAATTCTCTAGATACACCTTCCctaatgtgaagatttgctacttttctctgtttcatatcactgtaaagtgaacatctttgggttatggaccttggttggacaaaacaagacatctgaagacatcacctcGGGCTTCAGAAGATTGtgttggacatttttcacaatgttcttacattttatagaccagtccagatttattgataatgaaaataatagttagttgcagtcTTAGTTGGAACATCACACACGGTGATAAACAGTTTCAATAGCTGAGATGTAGCCAGTATCCTGTCATGTCCAACACGGtggtcatttttcatcatttaatgtGCAGGTCACTGAGTAATGGACCCtcacttttctctttcacaagaaaagacacacacagacagacacacacacacacacactagcagaACAGACACCTGTGGATTCTTGACATTTTCAGAGCTGCTGCCTGTActgcaacaagaaaaacacattgacTGGCATCAATCAAGTACTAAGTATTACCCAGATAACCAATAAAAGTAAAAGACTAAAAACCAAACAGCAGTATCAGACAGTGTAGTTGGACAAGATATGACACAAACCTATGAAGCCTTACAGTAATATTGTAGTGATGCCATTGattatattgtaaaaaaaaaaaaaaaaaaaaaaaaatacagtgtagAAGGTTGAGGTCACTATTAATTCCCTATTAACTAAGACAATGTAACTCCCTGAAGCAATTACAGGATTTGGTACAGTGACACCTTAGGAGACTTTACAGTGGTATTACAGGAGatgcacattatatatatgCAGAAAGGTAACTCTAAACAAAGTCAACAGATCGACAAGTATAGATTTTATTCGTTGGGTAACCTGGTCTGTGGTGGTTTCTGCTCCACTCTGTGCGCTCCAGTGAACCGTACGGATGAGAAGATCCTTGCTTCTTCTCCATCGGTCCTGCAgctgctcttttcttctctctaaCTAAGGCTTCCAGTTGCAGATGCGGAGAAAAAGCGATGAAAACCAGAATAGATTGTCTTGCAGACTCAGTTTGTTGCTGTATTTCATTGAATCATCGCCAGTCAGTCACCAACCTGCAGCGGCAGAGAGAGCGAGATGCTCCGGCAGGTGTCAGCGTGCATCCAGCAGCACACAGTAGAGGCTCGCTATGTCAACCAATACACCCAAAGCAGGTTAGTGACTAAATATCGCCATCCGGTGGCCTTTGGACGCCTCTACAGCATAGCAGAGTAGACCCCCACAGTGCACGTCGAGTCAAGATAAAAGCAAAACCACTTCCTTTACAGTCAACTCGGAAATAGGTCGTTTATTCAGAAATGATGTTGAGATTCAAGCTGAGAGTTGCCATATTAAAtaagagacacaaacactgttttacaaaacaaaaataatttatttacacaATTAAATTTGGATGTGTAACGACATCCTCTTTGTATATGCAATTACATGGAAACGATGTGCAAAATAGATCATGAATTTCAAACTCATGATTTCACCCTGCCAGGctagcagacacacagacgcacacacacactcacatgatTTTATGTTGTGCACCAAATAAACACATCACTTTCAGTTCCTGAGGCTGTTGCCCTTTACTGTCTGAGATCATAACTGTGGAGATGATAATTCAGTGGCTGTGAAggatagatttaaaaaaaaaaaaagaaaaaacgtgCTGCATTGATCTTTTTCATGAATAACAACTGCACCAACAGCTGCGTCAGATCTTGAACGGCCCACTATAACTATATAAAGAGAATATCTATAGAGGATATCTAATGATGACAGTATGTTATGGGAATGTTTCCATAATTGTGACATGTCATATTTACACATGTAGTCATAAGGCGTATTACATGCTTTACACACAGCTGCTGGACTGCTGCGCTTCTCCCATAAAGAAATGATCAACACTGCAGTTTCTGTGCAAATTGATGCAGTTTCGCACACTTATGCATCTGCTAGCACACCAGAACAAGAGGACGGGGGTTGGGGTGATTTTCACACCACAAGGCTAATAGGTTACATTTGAGACATTTACTGGCATGTATGCAAGTTTCACTTTCACTTGTCCCCACGTTTAGCCCTTTGTGTATTTTCAAGCATAGACAGTGGCTTTAAAGACAAAGCCAGCAGTCTAGCAGGCtaataattgtgtgtgtgcataaagcAGGGGTCTATGTGAGACAGTACACAGTAACACGCAGTAGTTGTGTCCGTTCTGTAGTAATTCCTGTCAGTGCACGTGGCTCTAGCTTCTGCGCTGCACATAGTGTAGTTCTAGCAAATTTATAGAACGCTTCCGTTTATAGAACACTAAACCCAAGGCTAATGTCAATCATTCGCATCTTCATTAACAGCTTACGTTATGTAACCAGGTACAAGAATAACAAGAGAATGATAAACACTGCAGTTTCTTTAGTTATTTGTTATTTGAATGATTCAGCTAAAACAAAGGCAACAACGGTGGTCTGTCAGCTGTCATCGTACCAGTCTTTCAACAATCTGCATGTTTCAATAGCTGACAGACTGATTCTGTGAACAGGTGAGTCCATATTCTTGTGTGTAGGTATGTGTGGTTGTGCCAAGAAGGCAGTAAAAGGTAGTGTGTCTATGAAATAAAGCTACTATTACAATCAACCCTTCAAAATCTGCTTCAGTAAGTTGCAACTTTGTGACGCAGATTTTCCAGATCGACTGCTGAGTTCTAACAATATTGTCACATTTACAATCCAATTATCAGTAGTTAAAGGATTGAAATCCTTTATGTATACAGGTATACACCtttgcttatttgttttttctatgcTGGTCTCTCCAGTGTCAATGTTGGCTGTGTTGTTCTCTGGCATGATTCCAATCTGCATATATTTAATGAATGTCACAAAGTATACACAGTAAATTACTCATGAATTATGAAACACTGTTAGGAGTTCAATTATAGCTTAATGTGTAATAAATGTTGTTCCTGTTACTGTAAAAGTAGACTGGTTGTTCTATCAACTGCAAAATTCGATATTAGTCCTGCATGCTTTGCATTGGGCCTTAAGTCGATTTATAGTCTTTCCAGATGTGCCAGTCAGTCCGGACTGACAGAACTGAAACTTTTTTGGttccaggagcagcagagtATGACTAAAAGGTGATTCCTTTTGCCTGTTCATGTGTCAAACTAGACTTCTGTTATCACAGAAGCAACAACCATTCCCACTATCAAAACACAGCGTGGATGGTTCTTGTAATTCTTAAGTTTCTCTGTAGAGCAACTCCATCACATTAAGCAGAGGTCAGTTGATGATTCCAGCAAATGTGTTGATTGGTAGAGGAAGTCCTTTGCTCATGTATTTGGTTAGTCCAGCATCTTTGTCCTCACCCAAGTTGAGTTTGGACCTCATGGTTTTCTGGACGCAGTATCCAGGGTCAAGACACGGGAAGATCTCGATGctgcaacacaaacatgtttgaaataataGAGGAATCAGTTTAAATTGCACAGAAATTTAAGTCTAGATTCATCAAGACTGAGTTAAAGGACCAATTTTCAGATGTGAAAGGTCTTATGAGCTGCTCCTTATTTGCTATCAGACAGAACTGTTAACTCGTTACACACATCTTCAGTCTGACATTGCCTCCACTCTAACTGGTTGAGGGGGATTCGATTTTCCCTAACCAATCACCAGAGAGCAACGTATCTGTCTGGCTCATTTTTAGTTGACACTGATGCGTAGCCATGCCAACATACTTGTTTTGCCAGGGTTttaagagcagagcagagcgaaataaaaacaaactatgaTGTTGGGCGATATTGAGAAGACATGCCATCTATGTACAATAAATTTGTCAATCACAGGGCTGATAACAAATTCAAGAATATTATCCAGCAGCTCAAATGCGAAAGAGAGGCCATTAAGTGAATGTTTCCACACAGCTTGATACTTGACAACAGCTTGACAATGGCGTTAGTCCCACCCCTGGCGCTGATTGGCTAATTGTTAGTCCCCAGAGGCAATGATTGGCTAATCGCTTTCAACCAAGAAACTGCTGTTTCATGTCATGATGACAGACCAACAACCGTGAACTTGGTGGAGTGAGCAGATTCAAAGGTCTGGACCAAGGCAAACTCCCTATTCTTCTCTTgttataaagttataaaatCCAATTGAGAATGACCCCAACAGATTGTGCCATTATGTATTTCCCTCCATTATTAACTTCAAATAATAACTGTAGGGTTCCACTTTAAAAACCCACCATGGCTGGTATCCTAAAGAGGCCTTTATCAATTGGAGCACTCtttgatctgctgctgctgttttgataGCAATGATGAATATCAACGATCATTTCTCTAAAATGAATGAAGTCACCTACAGTACAGCTGAGGAGAGTCCCTCTTACCTCTGCACATCTCTGTAGATCCTGCGACAGTCTCTGTCCAGTGTAACAGTGAACGATCGACTCTCCAAGGAGCGAATCTTAATGTTGCTGGTCCGAATCTTTGATTCCtgacaattttaaaataaatggaCAAAAGGATGAATTGTTGTATAAAGCATTTACATTCCATGAGTTGATTTAACATGAACAGTCTTTGTAAAGGTAGACAGGAGACATCTGAGTGTTCAATAATTTGAGAGGTATTATGTGAACATACCACAgtgttatttttactttttgttggAGATTCATTCAACGTCAGTGTCAGACAGTTCAGATCTATGAgacaaaggcagagagaaaaagagaacgTGAAATAAGAcgcaataatacattttaaaaaactttgGAACATTTGATTGTTAGTATGAAATACTGAGATAATACTAAACCTTCTGTTTCATTGGAGGGAATAGCACTGATCTGAGCGCCTGACATCCTGACTGAGATTCCTTTGTCAACATCTCGGCCACTTAATGtcacctggacacacacacacacacacacacatacatacacaacacacaagcGTCAGTACCCTCATGACAGTAATCTAATAAGGAAATAAAGAATCTAAAAAAGCAACTTACCTTTTTGTAATTCATGGAAACAACAGCTCCGCATGCCTCCCCCGagctcttctgtttttgtttttctgttttagagACAGACATGTTAACAAACAGGTTTGTTCACAGTTACAGGCAGGGATGTGCATACACATGCAAAGCTgtgcacataaaacacaaatataaaaagaaagcaaTTGAAAAAGTTCAAATGATCTACATGTATACCCAATCAATTTACCTCTCACTGATGCTGAGATTTGTTTGAACTCAGGAAACTCCATCTCCAAATGGGTGAGGAACACTTCTTCCACAGGATCCTTTGTCATGCTGGTGAATGTGATCTAATGGAAAACAAGCAATGTGAATGcaatgaatgtgaaatgtttttgtcacaaactttggtatatatatatatattgtatatttggtATAAAGCTGTTTAGCTCAGCAGAGGATGCAGATTGAGGagttaaacataaaatatatcacACTACCTTCACAAAGTAGATGGTGAAGTAAACAGGCTGCTGGCCAGTACGGACATAGTAGGATATGACATCAGACACGAAGGGGTCTTTTGGTGTCCCTGGGTTCATCTGTTGCTAGAAAAAAACAGTCATGTAAAATTAGCCTGCTTGCTGGCATGATCTAACCACAAAGTAATTTTGGTCGTATCACGCGAATATAATGAGCATCACTAAAAGGTCAACTGCTTGTAGGTATTAAAAACAGTGCTTTGTAATTTACCAGCATTTAATAAACAGCCAAACACCTCTTTGTTACCCTGCTGTAAGTTTAAAGtgcttatattttatatatattttaaggtTTTGTGTTTCAATTTGAAAATCTCAACCATCCAAAAAGGTATTTATTTCCATTCTTGTGCCTTGAAAAGACAATTTTTCAAAGAGAGATGAGGATGGACgaattagaaaaaaacactgagaggaaaaaacaaacatacaaaacataagTTTCAGTTTTGCTATACAAATCAGGTTCCATTTAGTCGagaacagagaggaaatgaaagaagaggaggactTAGACAAAGAGCAACTCAGTTTTTTCCATGAAATCTCATAAACAGAAATGACCTCAAGCAATGCGACATAACACAGTATTGTATTGTctaacagttttaaaaagtgttgtcAATCTTTTCTTGGACTGTTACATCATtttacaaattattaaattccACATCATTTCTTTTATAAATGTtcctttgtattttatttcctttttaaggCTTATGGTCATGGGTGTCACCTGGCCTGGACATTCATGGTTGTAACTTTGAAGATTTTTTCTTTAGCCCCAATGAACGGAACAGAGGCAAGACCAATCAGAGAGGGTTTACAGGAAAATACGTGGAAATGGAAATTGGCTGACAGTTCACTGTCAATTCATTACTATGCCAATCGCTAGCTCATGGGTTGAAGCTGAAGCGGTAGACAAACATCCTCTCATGCTGAGCCAGGAAAACaaggtgtgtaaatgtctgtatgAGTTCCAACTTACATGAACACAATATGAGCAGAGCACAAGTTGTATACAGCTAACGCCAGCTAAACCGTTAGCAATGATAGCTTAGTTGTGCCTCCCTTCAGCTAGCAACACCAGACTAGCCTAGTCTTGTGTTAGATTCccaaaaaaatgatatattatGGGTCTGGTAATCCTACAAACAGTGACACCCGAGGCAAGTTTTATCTCCTTTGGCaatattgttgttgtgacattcatgccaataaagcgaatttgaatttgaaatttaaatgattCAGATGTGTCACAATCACACATCACTGTAGATCAATGTCAGgtgtaatatacagtaattgTGTCTCATATCAAGTAGGTCCATCAGTAATAATTGTGTAAccaaattttgaaagtttactCAGTCACTAAGAGTAAGTAGCTGTTTTCAACTCTCATTCATTGTAGGTTTTGAGGATTTTCTATCATGCAGGCCTAGTAATTATGGTAGTATGTATCTGGTATGACATTCTTTTTGGTTTGAGACATTCGAGAGGCTGGAATAATCTTGTGCCTTCTCCaatttccacattttttaaGCGATGTGTAGCCCTCACTCAAGCCCTCATGCaagaatgaaaaatgcatgGAAACAGTCTATTTAGAAGTACGTTTTTGATGGAGAAGAATTTGTGCTCAGCCCCTGATGTTTAACAGTCCAGCCAACAACCCCCGCTTCTGGTGTCAACACAGTTGTTGAGATGTCTTTTGAGTTCATCTCACTGTAGCTGTGGTTTCAGTGAAATCAACTTACTTATTTTCCTCGCAGTGAGAGATGTTATGCAACTTCCTGTGTTTCAAGTCATGCACAGAACACTTGCCATGTTGACTAAATGGGATGCGGTAAGGTgatgacattttcagtttctggtATGTACATGTGTTCGTCAAGTAATTAGAATCATAGTGTTCATAGGCTTTATCTAACATAGACCTGCtgtgaaaatgcattttcttttagaTGTCTTTTGAATCGTGTCATACCATCTTAGCCAGTTTGGGGATCATGCAGCCTAAACTCTTGATGTTACAGTTGTACCACGGATCCACCATACTCAAGTAGGAACCAAGAGTGCAGGGTTTTCCCTTGGATAGATGGACACTTTCCTAGGAAAAGGGAACATGAAAATTTAACCAAACATACATCACTGTTGCCAAACAAAcagcacttttgtttttttttttacctacagcatgttttgtgttttaccATCAAATGAAGACTATTGAGCCTTTTTCTGATGCATTCTGTGCCTGGACTCTGTGTTTGGTATTTGTTCAAAGCAAATCATCATGAAAGTGAGATGTGGGCTATATTAGGCGTGCTTTCCTATTTGCATATGCATTTGAGGGAGGATAgtcaaaataacagcaaacacacacatatatatatatagtttgtTCAATAACTCCTATTGCATCATTAATACAAATATGCAATTGTTCTAAGGTGGAGGTGAGTATATTGAGTATTTCTATGCATCGTCACTACAGAATCACttaaataaacatacagtgaaACAACACTAAGAATATGTCACATGTTGATCTGTCTTATTATCTTTAGAGGTGTGTTGACTTTCACAGGCTGATGGTGTGTTGACAAGAGGAAGTTGCCTTACCCTGACAGGAGAGATAGGAGTAGGAGCCCTGCAAACAGGGATGTAGTAAAACTGGAGGTTGACTTTCATTGTAAGAAAAAGCCTTCGCGCTTCCCTTTTCCTGCAATGGTGAACCAAACCATTCGTGAGAAGAGTAGAGCAGTTGTGCGCACGTATGACAATCCCAGCAGAAAGGTTTTCGATATAAACATGACATTTCCAAGAAGGGAAGTACAACTTCCTAAACTAGACTTAAAAAGAATCTAAAACAGTGATCTGATAGCTCTCCAGTTCAGTTGAAGTGATCAAATATCGTTGGTGCTTAAATTACAcgttatacagtatgtaaggaAATGCAGTGTCAGTGCATTTTTCAATGTGAACAAGCCCACTGtgacaaaaagcatttttcaccTATATAGTTTTCTTGCATCAAAGATTTTCTTATCTCTGTACAGTTTACAGTCATCTCAAggaaaattatgaaataatttgtTACAAAACAGCTCATTGTAATGCtcattatattgtattgttgaGCTACTGTGTTCACAAGAAAGACCAGCATACATGATAACATGAAGACGTCACTTGCCAGAAAATATTATTGTctacaaaacaacagcaacagtacAGTGTAACAGAGGTAAAAATCAAAAGCATCAGTCAAAACTTGCAGAAGCAAACAACTAATGGAGACAATACAGTGTTTTTACAGCTCAGTCGCATACAAAAGTTTAACCCTCTAGCTGCTTCCAAATAAAcctgttgtttatgtttgtatcgCTCACCTGAAGAAGTAGTAGGCTTTGGCCAGGCGGCCCAGCACCCTGTCATCCCCCATGACGACTATTCTGGCAGTCAAGTGTCTCTGCTGCTTGGGGAAGGGGCTCTGCATTGCACTGCTTCCTGCCCGCCTCTGCAGAGTCgcccctcttcttcctcccctccctccacttcctcctcctccgagGCTTGCATGGTCTTCCAGGGTGTCCTGCATCAGCGCCATACTGTCCTTCACAGATGGTTTCATCTTGATGCCTCCACGCCGTGACAGCTTTGACGACTCTTGTTCACTGGGAGAAAAGAGGatcattttaaagtaatatAAGGCTTGCAGACCAAAAGAAATGATGCAAAAGAGACCATTAAGAACGCTTGATTACATTTTCAAGTTCAGCAAATGACTCGCTCTCTGTGAGGATTGTCAACTGAATCTCCAGTGAATTTTAAGTTGATTTACATGGAAAGGAAGGTAATTATTCCAAAAACTTTGGAAAATAACTGGCATTTTGCATCTGCATTAATTACCATTAACTAACAGGTACTAGATTTACCTTTTGCACTGTTCCCATGATGCACTCAGGCTGGCAGCATCCAGAGTTGACACCGGGGATTGATCAGCGGTGGGGGGCAGGTCTCTTTCAATGCCGCTGTCGTTGGACATGACTGAGAAGCGAGTCTTGTCAGATGGCATCAGGTCAGGTGACTCATCCAGCTCAAAGTCCTCCTGCTCCGGGCTGAGGGAGAACTGATCCGACATGGAGCTGGATCGAAACCACTTGGCCAGCTCTCGCCCTGTCAGCACATTAACATGTGGATCAGGAGTCTCACATGGAGTAAGACAAAGCATAGagatacaacacacacaacactttgtCCTTTCAATAACTGTCTCAGCTGCTTTTCACTGATGGCTGTCATACCTCATGTGGACTTAGCTTCACTAAGTGCTAAGTTTAATCATAGACAGACCACAGACATGAGTTTTCTGCCATGTGTAACTGCTTTGCTATGGAGCTGCAGGGTACACACACCTGGTCTTCCTCTGGGAAAGAACTCCAGTTCATCAACAGGGGAGGAAGCTCTGTGTGTAACATTAAAACACTACTGCTTCCATCTGAGGAATCAATTCACACATTTGGTCACCTCCTGCCTTGTGATCCCTCAGCATTTAATGCTTGTTAATGCAGCGCTACATACAGTGCATAGGCAATAATCGTTGTCCTTTATTTACATTAAGCAATGTTTTTTAGTATACAGTAATCTTATTCAACATATTAAGCagtacagtgttttatttttaatgaaactgCTTCATCTACTTCTACTTTAATCATTTCCAACATCCAAGTTACACTGAATAATTTATGCTAATTGTCTAATAAGGCTACTGTCAGTGAATAAACTTTAATTTATCAAGCATTTAACTCTTTGTGAAGTGATAATAAAACTTGGCATCTACATGTGATGCTCTTAAACActacaaaatatattatatttgctGCAAAGAACAAAATGAGTCGGTGAAGTTAGAGAAATTATCCCAAGTAAAAGTTTTCATCTGTATTTTGGGTACATTTTCCCTTTATTTCAGGtttcttcagttcagttttctACAGTTTTAGTCTTATTCAGCTCAGCTGACAGGTAGTAACAACTTCCTCTAGACCCCCCACAATGTGCAGAGCCACTCACAGATATCCAGATCCTCTGTCCACAAGTGGAAGCTCATCTCTGGGTTGGGGAGAGGGCAGTCATACAGGGGTCCTTTTGACAATGGCTCtgcaataaacacacatacatacagaggaagagagaaagaggaaaagaccAAAACTGTCACaatgacactcaaaacaaaacaacccccccccccccccccccccaccccccacttCCTCTCTGTCCATCCCTCCTCAGTCTCCCAGCTGGGATGAGGGGGGGAGCAGGTTCATCAGACATGATAATAGCGGGGAAAAGAGTGTATGTCACGGAAATAGATATCcggaaaattaaaaaaaaacagacaattgACTGCCACAGAGGAAACCAATAGATAGAAGCAAGGTCACATATTTGATCTCAGCTGAACAGCTGGCGTGTGAAGCACAGAAAACATGTCCATCACCTGCCATGTGTCCTCCAACAGTTCACCAAACACCACTGCACTTGCTTAGCAGCACAGATTACTGATTATGTGTTTCAGCAAAAGTAGAAATAGTGatacaaatgcatttttcaatATGCTCTATAGCAGAATAGCTTTGAGTTGCAACATTTTTCAGTAGAGAGGCAAGTTAAACATCATAAGCTTGAGCCAAAGGACTATTTCCATGTCACCTTAGATTCATCTTTACACTGCATTCATTTTATGACTTAAGTGGTTTTAATTTCATGCAACTAAACAGCACATCACCCTCATGTTTGGTCCACTTAATGCGGATCATTTTGCATGGTCAGAATGCATTTTACGAGTTCATATCAACATTAACAATAACAGATGACACAGTAACATCCTCGTCTCgtcatttctctttttccattTGACTCCTGTCTGTTACGTAACCAGATATTACTGTGGTTCATGTGGTTCTCCCCCCTTCACTGATGTTTAGCTAAACCAATAAGTTGACTTATGCCTATAACACACAGCTGCTCTGAGAGCGGCTCACATATTCTCTGCTTTGCAAACTCAGCTTTGTTGCATTTCCTTTTCAGAGAGCCCCCCACCTGAATCTGTGTCAGTGACAATCTCACTGT
The DNA window shown above is from Thunnus maccoyii chromosome 2, fThuMac1.1, whole genome shotgun sequence and carries:
- the LOC121886788 gene encoding phosphoinositide 3-kinase regulatory subunit 6 isoform X1 → MTNKAPWDNASSLCSMEPTAGCSPTVPEPELYRSIQAVLPKETDHKVAPDCLNKGMLRWTLHKKVQNNPANSLSLVWVLIKELEKAERWDSRKYIIPLLHTLMYAIIQTAYIPDELYKRVYDFCKRLLTFPHPYCTVGLSYTRQIKTERFIPGLMYQRMVIAEQKLRNEHYPFQERVFVLADPEVFTDPLAQVLLGDIEASASASGGFLSPLDHMRTVVQHSIQAGLGAEQCHGMKLAQALKDMGHDVEPYFQEVLATLEQSVEDGGRGDGGTLRSRLQQLYSEIVTDTDSEPLSKGPLYDCPLPNPEMSFHLWTEDLDIWRELAKWFRSSSMSDQFSLSPEQEDFELDESPDLMPSDKTRFSVMSNDSGIERDLPPTADQSPVSTLDAASLSASWEQCKSEQESSKLSRRGGIKMKPSVKDSMALMQDTLEDHASLGGGGSGGRGGRRGATLQRRAGSSAMQSPFPKQQRHLTARIVVMGDDRVLGRLAKAYYFFRKREARRLFLTMKVNLQFYYIPVCRAPTPISPVRESVHLSKGKPCTLGSYLSMVDPWYNCNIKSLGCMIPKLAKMQQMNPGTPKDPFVSDVISYYVRTGQQPVYFTIYFVKITFTSMTKDPVEEVFLTHLEMEFPEFKQISASVREKQKQKSSGEACGAVVSMNYKKVTLSGRDVDKGISVRMSGAQISAIPSNETEDLNCLTLTLNESPTKSKNNTVESKIRTSNIKIRSLESRSFTVTLDRDCRRIYRDVQSIEIFPCLDPGYCVQKTMRSKLNLGEDKDAGLTKYMSKGLPLPINTFAGIIN
- the LOC121886788 gene encoding phosphoinositide 3-kinase regulatory subunit 6 isoform X2, which produces MTNKAPWDNASSLCSMEPTAGCSPTVPEPELYRSIQAVLPKETDHKVAPDCLNKGMLRWTLHKKVQNNPANSLSLVWVLIKELEKAERWDSRKYIIPLLHTLMYAIIQTAYIPDELYKRVYDFCKRLLTFPHPYCTVGLSYTRQIKTERFIPGLMYQRMVIAEQKLRNEHYPFQERVFVLADPEVFTDPLAQVLLGDIEASASASGGFLSPLDHMRTVVQHSIQAGLGAEQCHGMKLAQALKDMGHDVEPYFQEVLATLEQSVEDGGRGDGGTLRSRLQQLYSEIVTDTDSEPLSKGPLYDCPLPNPEMSFHLWTEDLDIWRELAKWFRSSSMSDQFSLSPEQEDFELDESPDLMPSDKTRFSVMSNDSGIERDLPPTADQSPVSTLDAASLSASWEQCKSEQESSKLSRRGGIKMKPSVKDSMALMQDTLEDHASLGGGGSGGRGGRRGATLQRRAGSSAMQSPFPKQQRHLTARIVVMGDDRVLGRLAKAYYFFRKREARRLFLTMKVNLQFYYIPVCRAPTPISPVRESVHLSKGKPCTLGSYLSMVDPWYNCNIKSLGCMIPKLAKMMNPGTPKDPFVSDVISYYVRTGQQPVYFTIYFVKITFTSMTKDPVEEVFLTHLEMEFPEFKQISASVREKQKQKSSGEACGAVVSMNYKKVTLSGRDVDKGISVRMSGAQISAIPSNETEDLNCLTLTLNESPTKSKNNTVESKIRTSNIKIRSLESRSFTVTLDRDCRRIYRDVQSIEIFPCLDPGYCVQKTMRSKLNLGEDKDAGLTKYMSKGLPLPINTFAGIIN